A genome region from Chlorobaculum tepidum TLS includes the following:
- a CDS encoding 7-carboxy-7-deazaguanine synthase QueE, whose protein sequence is MSTEAPLNISEIFYSIQGESSFAGWPCAFVRLAGCGHGCRYCDTTYAEEPGTAMTIDEIMHRVLAFDAPCVEVTGGEPLLQSGTFGLLSALCDRHPVVLLETGGFLPVDRVDPRVHAIIDIKAPSSGVMEHNCAANFTLALNEPERFEFKIVVASEADYLWAKSYIAGHGILGKCSIIFGPVFGQLEPRLLAEWMLRDRLPVRMQLQLHKYIWNPDARGV, encoded by the coding sequence ATGAGCACGGAAGCCCCCCTCAATATCAGCGAGATTTTTTACTCAATCCAGGGTGAGTCTTCGTTTGCAGGCTGGCCTTGCGCCTTCGTGCGCCTCGCCGGATGCGGCCACGGTTGCCGTTACTGCGACACAACCTACGCTGAGGAGCCGGGCACTGCGATGACTATTGACGAGATCATGCACCGCGTACTCGCGTTTGATGCGCCGTGCGTCGAGGTCACGGGCGGCGAGCCGCTGCTTCAATCTGGGACATTCGGGCTGCTTTCAGCGCTCTGCGACCGGCATCCAGTGGTGTTGCTCGAAACAGGCGGCTTCCTGCCGGTGGATCGCGTTGACCCGCGTGTGCACGCGATCATCGACATCAAGGCGCCGTCGTCGGGAGTCATGGAGCATAATTGCGCCGCCAATTTCACACTCGCCCTCAACGAGCCGGAACGCTTCGAATTCAAGATCGTCGTCGCCTCGGAGGCGGATTACCTGTGGGCAAAATCGTATATCGCCGGACACGGCATCCTCGGCAAATGTTCGATCATCTTCGGCCCGGTGTTCGGCCAGCTCGAACCGCGCCTCCTCGCCGAATGGATGCTACGCGACCGCCTCCCGGTACGGATGCAGCTCCAGCTGCACAAGTACATCTGGAACCCAGACGCCAGAGGTGTATAA
- a CDS encoding TraR/DksA family transcriptional regulator codes for MTIMSKKTSPVQESPVESTEETRLTRTYLSDEELEHFRQLLLKRRDEVLRDLDILRSSLSEESVEDSINSNYSMHMADHGTETMDREQRFMFIARDEKYLHYIDQALDRIRNKTYGICTKSGKPIPKKRLEAVPHTSVRIEFKQTKK; via the coding sequence ATGACCATCATGTCGAAGAAAACCAGCCCTGTTCAGGAAAGCCCTGTGGAGTCTACGGAAGAGACCAGACTGACCAGGACTTACCTGAGCGACGAGGAGCTCGAACACTTCAGGCAGCTTCTGCTGAAGCGGCGTGATGAGGTGCTGCGTGACCTCGATATTCTTCGCTCCTCACTGTCCGAGGAGAGTGTCGAGGACTCGATCAACTCGAACTACTCGATGCACATGGCCGATCACGGTACCGAAACCATGGATCGCGAGCAGCGCTTCATGTTCATTGCCCGTGACGAAAAATATCTGCACTACATCGATCAGGCTCTCGATCGCATCCGCAACAAGACCTACGGTATCTGCACCAAATCGGGCAAGCCGATTCCCAAGAAGCGTCTCGAGGCCGTGCCGCACACCTCGGTCAGGATCGAATTCAAGCAGACCAAGAAATAA
- the nfo gene encoding deoxyribonuclease IV, whose protein sequence is MKRVGAHVSIAGGVENAPLNAQKIGAKAFAMFTRNQRQWHSAPLTAASIEAFRRNCDEAGFLPEHILPHDSYLINLGAPEADKIEKSRKAFVTEMQRAEALGLTMLNFHPGSHLNLTDEDACLKTIAESVNRSLDATAGVTAVIENTAGQGSNLGWRFEHLARIIELVEDKSRVGVCLDTCHLFASGYDLRTPEAFDATLREFDRVVGLLYLKGMHLNDAKQKLGSKVDRHECLGKGMIGIDAFAHIMRHPALEEIPLILETPNAEGWAEEIAMLYGFTNE, encoded by the coding sequence ATGAAACGGGTCGGCGCCCATGTCAGTATTGCCGGAGGCGTCGAGAACGCCCCGCTGAACGCACAAAAGATCGGCGCGAAAGCGTTTGCCATGTTCACCCGCAACCAGCGCCAGTGGCACTCCGCGCCGCTTACGGCGGCCTCGATCGAGGCGTTCCGGCGCAATTGCGATGAAGCAGGATTCCTGCCTGAGCATATTTTGCCGCACGACAGCTACCTCATCAACCTCGGTGCTCCCGAAGCCGACAAGATCGAAAAGTCGCGCAAGGCGTTCGTCACCGAAATGCAGCGCGCCGAGGCGCTCGGCCTGACGATGCTGAACTTCCACCCCGGCAGCCACCTCAATCTGACTGATGAAGATGCCTGCCTCAAAACCATCGCCGAATCGGTGAACCGCTCACTCGATGCGACGGCGGGTGTGACAGCGGTGATCGAAAACACGGCAGGACAGGGCAGTAATCTCGGCTGGCGCTTCGAGCATCTGGCGCGAATCATCGAACTGGTGGAGGACAAGTCGCGCGTCGGCGTCTGCCTCGACACCTGCCATCTTTTCGCCAGTGGCTACGATTTGAGAACGCCGGAAGCATTCGACGCGACGCTGAGAGAGTTTGACCGTGTTGTGGGATTGCTTTATCTGAAGGGAATGCACCTGAACGATGCGAAGCAGAAACTCGGCAGTAAGGTTGACCGGCACGAGTGCCTCGGCAAGGGGATGATCGGCATCGACGCCTTTGCGCACATCATGCGTCACCCGGCGCTCGAGGAGATACCGCTGATACTCGAAACCCCCAATGCCGAGGGCTGGGCCGAAGAGATCGCGATGCTCTATGGCTTCACCAACGAGTAG
- the purN gene encoding phosphoribosylglycinamide formyltransferase has protein sequence MIDKKKRLAVFCSGTGSNFKALFHAIIERELPAEIVMCLSNRSQCGAIDFAKEYGIETLHLSESQFGSHDDFARAMLSELRDRQIDMILLAGYLRKIPDAVIAAYPEKIVNIHPSLLPQFGGHGMYGMRVHEAVIASGETRSGATVHFVNEEYDKGRIIMQNHVPVLPGDTPKTLAERVLRCEHRLYPAALEKLLDKQP, from the coding sequence ATGATTGACAAGAAAAAACGGTTGGCGGTATTCTGCTCGGGAACGGGCTCAAACTTCAAGGCGCTGTTCCACGCGATCATCGAACGCGAGCTGCCTGCCGAGATCGTGATGTGCCTGTCGAATCGCTCGCAGTGCGGCGCGATCGATTTCGCAAAAGAGTATGGCATCGAGACACTGCACCTCTCGGAATCGCAGTTCGGCTCGCATGACGATTTCGCCCGCGCCATGCTGAGCGAACTCCGGGATCGGCAGATCGACATGATCCTGCTCGCCGGGTATCTGCGCAAGATTCCGGACGCGGTGATTGCCGCCTACCCGGAAAAAATCGTGAACATCCATCCGTCGCTGCTGCCGCAGTTCGGCGGCCATGGCATGTACGGAATGCGCGTGCACGAGGCGGTGATCGCGTCGGGTGAAACCCGGAGCGGGGCGACGGTTCACTTCGTCAACGAGGAGTACGACAAGGGCCGGATCATCATGCAGAATCATGTGCCGGTGCTGCCAGGCGACACGCCAAAAACACTCGCCGAGCGGGTGCTCCGGTGCGAGCATCGCCTCTACCCCGCCGCGCTCGAAAAACTGCTTGACAAGCAGCCATGA
- the purF gene encoding amidophosphoribosyltransferase produces the protein MCGVFGVFNSKTPAEDTFYGLYSLQHRGQEAAGIVVAEYNKAKKKTLFKQHKGLGLVSEVFKDEQIFENLSGYAAIGHNRYSTTGASKSNNNIQPFSLTYRSGSLAIAHNGNLTNSRVLRKELTEEGVIFQASSDTEIIPHLAARSKEKEPLHQIYDALRQVEGAFSIVILANNQMIAARDPYGVRPLALGKKIDPATGELAYVVASETCAFDIIKAEYIRDIEPGEILLIDHLAVDNEKPVSLYLPPVERKARCIFEYVYFARPDSFIFRHSVDKVRRNLGKNLARESTIERDPNDKELAVVSVPDSSNTAALGFVRESNKLGKPARFEHGLIRNHYVGRTFIQPGIQSREIKVRSKYNIVRGVMQGRPIILVDDSIVRGTTAKMLIKLVREANPKEIHLHISSPPITNPCFYGMDFPSKRQLLTHMLADAEHELGDIEKIREYIGVDSLRYLSMQGLLNSVPEFEGETCSYCTACFSGDYPIPIADATTDKEEND, from the coding sequence ATGTGCGGAGTTTTCGGCGTTTTTAATTCAAAAACTCCCGCCGAAGATACCTTTTACGGCCTCTACTCGCTACAACACCGAGGACAGGAAGCCGCAGGTATCGTCGTTGCCGAATACAACAAGGCCAAGAAAAAGACCCTGTTCAAGCAGCATAAAGGGCTGGGGCTGGTATCCGAAGTTTTCAAGGACGAACAGATTTTCGAGAACCTGAGCGGATACGCAGCAATCGGCCATAACCGCTACTCCACCACCGGCGCCTCCAAATCGAACAACAATATCCAGCCCTTCTCCCTCACCTACCGCTCCGGCAGCCTCGCCATCGCCCACAACGGAAACCTGACCAATTCGAGAGTTTTGCGCAAGGAGCTGACCGAAGAGGGCGTAATTTTCCAGGCCTCATCGGATACCGAAATCATCCCGCACCTTGCCGCGCGCAGCAAGGAAAAAGAGCCACTGCACCAGATTTACGATGCATTGCGGCAGGTAGAAGGAGCTTTTTCGATCGTGATTCTGGCCAACAACCAGATGATTGCGGCGCGAGACCCTTACGGCGTGCGCCCCTTGGCTCTCGGCAAGAAAATCGATCCCGCAACCGGTGAGCTGGCCTACGTCGTAGCGAGCGAAACCTGTGCTTTCGACATCATCAAGGCCGAGTACATCCGCGACATCGAACCGGGTGAAATCCTCCTGATCGACCACCTCGCCGTGGACAACGAAAAGCCGGTTTCGCTCTACCTTCCACCTGTCGAGCGCAAAGCCCGCTGCATCTTCGAGTATGTCTATTTCGCCCGCCCGGACAGCTTCATCTTTCGGCACTCGGTTGACAAGGTGCGCCGGAACCTCGGCAAGAACCTGGCCAGGGAATCAACGATCGAACGAGACCCCAACGACAAGGAGCTGGCCGTAGTCAGCGTGCCAGACTCCTCGAACACGGCTGCGCTCGGCTTCGTCAGAGAAAGCAACAAACTCGGCAAGCCTGCGCGCTTCGAGCACGGCCTGATCCGCAACCACTATGTTGGCCGCACCTTTATTCAGCCAGGCATTCAGAGCCGTGAAATCAAGGTTCGCTCGAAATACAACATCGTGCGCGGCGTCATGCAGGGCCGCCCAATCATCCTCGTCGATGACTCGATCGTGCGCGGCACAACGGCCAAGATGCTCATCAAGCTGGTTCGCGAGGCCAATCCGAAAGAGATTCACCTGCACATCAGCTCACCACCGATCACCAATCCCTGCTTTTACGGCATGGACTTCCCCTCCAAGCGCCAACTGCTCACGCACATGCTTGCTGACGCCGAGCACGAGCTGGGCGATATCGAAAAAATCAGGGAGTACATCGGCGTGGATTCACTGAGATATCTCTCCATGCAGGGCCTCCTGAACAGCGTACCGGAATTCGAGGGCGAAACCTGCAGCTACTGCACTGCCTGCTTCAGCGGCGACTACCCCATCCCGATCGCCGACGCCACGACCGACAAGGAAGAGAACGACTAA
- a CDS encoding glycosyltransferase family 2 protein has protein sequence MTSLSIIVPLYNERESLPEFCESLFAALKSSELKRCFGDEFSFEIIMVDDGSTDGSDKVIGELMTDRPELRLISFRRNYGKTEALSAGFRAASGEVVVTIDADMQDDPREIAGLVLKINEGFDLVSGWKRERNDPMSKTVPSKLFNLTTRLFSGIPLHDFNCGLKAYSRELVASLDLHGEMHRYIPVLAKWKGFRVTEIPVMHHARKFGKSKFGASRFLPGLFDFLSVMFITRYLKRPMHFFGMMSLGSFFFGFCISLYVTIEKYLFDKPAGNRPILFLGILLIILGVQFFSTGLLGELLSTRPSRNGGWSIRKTANLPDEIIDRLTD, from the coding sequence ATGACGAGCCTCTCCATCATCGTGCCGCTCTACAACGAGCGGGAATCGCTTCCCGAATTCTGCGAAAGCCTGTTCGCAGCGCTGAAAAGCTCCGAGCTGAAGCGATGTTTCGGAGACGAATTCAGTTTCGAGATCATCATGGTCGATGACGGTTCGACCGATGGCTCCGACAAGGTGATCGGTGAATTGATGACTGACAGGCCGGAGCTGCGACTGATCTCGTTCCGGCGGAATTATGGCAAGACCGAGGCACTCTCGGCAGGATTTCGAGCGGCGTCGGGTGAGGTGGTCGTCACCATCGACGCCGACATGCAGGACGATCCGCGCGAGATCGCCGGCCTTGTTCTGAAAATAAACGAAGGATTCGACCTGGTGAGCGGATGGAAGCGGGAACGGAACGATCCGATGAGTAAAACCGTGCCTTCGAAGCTTTTCAACCTGACGACGCGCCTCTTCAGCGGCATCCCGCTGCACGACTTCAACTGCGGCCTGAAAGCCTACAGCCGCGAACTCGTCGCTTCGCTCGACCTGCACGGCGAAATGCACCGCTACATTCCGGTGCTGGCAAAGTGGAAAGGATTCCGCGTCACTGAAATTCCCGTCATGCACCACGCGCGCAAGTTCGGCAAGAGCAAGTTTGGGGCATCGCGATTCCTGCCGGGTCTGTTCGATTTCCTTTCGGTGATGTTCATCACCCGCTACCTCAAACGCCCGATGCACTTTTTCGGCATGATGAGCCTCGGCAGCTTCTTCTTTGGCTTCTGCATCAGCCTTTACGTTACCATCGAAAAGTACCTGTTCGACAAACCGGCAGGCAACCGGCCGATTCTGTTCCTCGGCATCCTGCTCATCATCCTCGGCGTGCAGTTCTTCTCGACCGGCCTGCTCGGCGAACTGCTTTCAACCCGGCCATCGCGCAACGGCGGGTGGTCGATCCGCAAAACCGCAAACCTGCCGGACGAGATCATCGACAGGCTAACCGATTGA
- the ileS gene encoding isoleucine--tRNA ligase, with amino-acid sequence MPATYPEYPSSLSYSAMEAQIREFWIERNIFRKSLEKDAPKGIYSFYEGPPTVNGKPGVHHLFSRTIKDVVCRYHTMQGYQVPRKAGWDTHGLPVEISVEKKLGLKNKSHVEEYGVGEFNREARALVYHHIDDNREGWGKLTERMGYWVDMDSPYITCDNNYIESVWWALKTIFDKGLIYKDYKIVPQDPKSETVLSSHELALGYKEVQDPSVYIKFRLKDSGESILVWTTTPWTLISNVALAVGRDIDYVRVKHRETGEVLILAESRLSVLVEKIGDESAWEVIDRCKGSDLEGRDYEPLFNYFSPERRAWYVVCGDFVSTGEGTGIVHIAPAFGADDYELSKQYQLPMLQPVARNGCFTAEVPDYEGMFFKDADKPIMQRLKEEGKLYRRETIQHTYPFSWRYDVPVIYYARESWYIRTTDIAPRMVALNKTINWNPPEIGTGRFGNWLEENKDWALSRERFWGTPLPVWVAEDFAIGDGPDSGKLFAVGSVAELREGFIEIDGEEMNLGDALDKGLVELDLHKPFVDRIWFIRDGKRFNRTPELIDVWFDSGSMPFAQLHYPFENKELFDKTFPADFIAEGVDQTRGWFYTLHAIATLIFDRPAYRNVVVNGHILDKSGQKMSKSKGNVVDPFESMEQYGADAIRWYLMITSPPWRPKLFNAAEIEEEQRKFFRAFINSYNFFVLYANVDGFRYEEADIPFTQRSELDRWVLSSLNTLIAEVTSRMEQYDLTGACRLIGDFTVDDLSNWYIRRSRKRFWKGEMGPDKLSAYQTLSTVLETLAKLMAPFVPFIAEKIWLDLKSVGGTSKAESVHLADWPVADESCIDAALEERMKKAQIITSLVRTMREKAGIKVRQPLRRILLAAAEPGSRAAYELVSDIIKEEVNVQKIEYVEDEDGSVISKKAKPNFKTLGPRFGKDMKLLAEEIRIMSHKQISRLEKEGSIEIDLGGRICTVLREDVDIVHEDIEGWLVAADDAHRIMVALDTEITEELEMLGLARELVSRIQTLRKESGLEITDRIALTIAGSEKLLAAARKSESYIMDETLATSIVLLPLDDSQPGDGVEQVNNELCRLSLEKSGS; translated from the coding sequence ATGCCAGCCACCTATCCCGAGTACCCGTCCAGCCTTTCCTACAGCGCCATGGAGGCGCAAATCCGCGAGTTCTGGATCGAACGGAATATTTTCAGGAAGAGCCTCGAAAAGGATGCGCCCAAAGGCATCTACTCCTTTTACGAAGGCCCGCCGACGGTGAATGGAAAGCCCGGCGTGCACCACCTGTTCAGCCGCACCATCAAGGATGTGGTGTGCCGTTACCACACCATGCAGGGCTATCAGGTTCCGCGCAAGGCTGGCTGGGACACGCACGGCCTGCCGGTCGAAATCTCGGTCGAGAAGAAGCTTGGCCTAAAAAACAAGTCGCACGTCGAGGAGTACGGCGTGGGCGAGTTCAACCGTGAGGCGCGAGCGCTGGTTTATCACCACATCGACGACAACCGCGAGGGGTGGGGCAAGCTGACTGAGCGCATGGGCTATTGGGTCGATATGGACAGCCCTTACATCACCTGCGACAATAATTATATCGAGTCGGTTTGGTGGGCCCTGAAGACCATTTTCGACAAAGGGCTGATCTACAAGGATTACAAGATCGTGCCGCAGGATCCGAAGTCCGAGACCGTGCTCAGCTCGCACGAGCTGGCGCTGGGCTACAAAGAGGTGCAGGATCCGAGTGTCTATATCAAGTTTCGCCTGAAGGATTCGGGTGAAAGCATTCTCGTCTGGACGACCACGCCGTGGACGCTCATCTCGAACGTCGCCCTCGCCGTTGGCCGCGACATCGACTACGTGCGCGTCAAGCATCGCGAAACTGGCGAGGTGCTGATTCTGGCCGAGTCGCGCTTGTCGGTGCTTGTCGAGAAGATCGGCGACGAGTCGGCCTGGGAAGTCATCGACCGCTGCAAAGGCAGTGATCTCGAAGGGCGCGACTACGAGCCGCTTTTCAACTACTTTTCGCCGGAGCGCCGCGCATGGTACGTGGTGTGTGGCGATTTCGTTTCGACCGGCGAAGGTACCGGCATTGTGCACATCGCTCCGGCGTTCGGCGCGGACGACTACGAGCTGTCGAAGCAGTACCAGCTTCCGATGCTTCAGCCGGTGGCTCGCAACGGCTGCTTCACCGCCGAGGTTCCGGACTACGAGGGGATGTTCTTCAAGGATGCCGACAAGCCGATCATGCAGCGGCTCAAGGAGGAGGGCAAGCTCTACCGCCGCGAGACGATCCAGCACACCTACCCCTTCTCGTGGCGTTACGATGTGCCGGTGATCTACTACGCCCGCGAGTCGTGGTACATCCGCACTACCGACATCGCACCGCGCATGGTGGCGCTGAACAAGACGATCAACTGGAACCCGCCGGAGATTGGCACGGGCCGCTTCGGCAACTGGCTCGAAGAGAACAAAGACTGGGCGCTTTCCCGCGAACGCTTTTGGGGCACGCCGCTGCCGGTTTGGGTTGCCGAGGATTTCGCCATCGGCGATGGCCCCGACTCCGGCAAGCTCTTCGCGGTCGGCTCGGTCGCGGAGCTTCGCGAGGGCTTCATCGAGATTGATGGCGAAGAGATGAATCTCGGCGATGCGCTTGACAAGGGGCTCGTCGAACTCGACCTGCACAAGCCGTTCGTGGATCGCATCTGGTTCATCCGCGATGGCAAGCGCTTCAACCGCACGCCGGAGCTGATCGACGTCTGGTTCGATAGCGGCTCGATGCCCTTCGCCCAGCTGCACTACCCATTCGAGAACAAAGAGCTGTTCGACAAGACCTTCCCGGCGGACTTTATCGCCGAGGGCGTTGACCAGACGCGAGGCTGGTTTTACACGCTGCACGCCATCGCAACGCTCATTTTCGACCGTCCGGCCTACCGGAACGTCGTTGTCAACGGTCACATCCTCGACAAGAGTGGCCAGAAGATGTCCAAATCGAAAGGCAATGTGGTCGATCCGTTCGAGTCGATGGAGCAGTACGGCGCGGACGCTATCCGCTGGTATCTGATGATCACCAGCCCGCCGTGGCGCCCGAAGCTTTTCAATGCCGCCGAGATCGAGGAGGAGCAGCGCAAGTTCTTCCGCGCCTTCATCAACAGCTACAACTTTTTCGTGCTCTACGCGAACGTCGATGGCTTTCGCTACGAAGAGGCTGACATTCCGTTCACTCAGCGTTCGGAGCTTGACCGCTGGGTCCTCTCCAGCCTCAACACGCTCATCGCCGAAGTGACCAGCCGCATGGAGCAGTATGACCTCACGGGTGCGTGCCGTCTCATTGGCGACTTCACCGTTGATGATCTGTCGAACTGGTACATCCGCCGCTCGCGCAAACGCTTCTGGAAGGGGGAGATGGGGCCGGACAAGCTTTCGGCCTACCAGACGCTCTCGACGGTGCTCGAAACGCTCGCGAAGCTGATGGCTCCGTTCGTACCTTTCATCGCCGAAAAAATCTGGCTCGACCTGAAGAGCGTCGGTGGAACCTCGAAAGCCGAATCGGTGCACTTGGCCGACTGGCCGGTGGCCGATGAAAGCTGCATCGATGCGGCGCTCGAAGAGCGCATGAAGAAGGCGCAGATCATCACCTCGCTGGTGCGCACCATGCGCGAGAAGGCCGGCATCAAGGTGCGCCAGCCGCTCCGGCGCATCCTGCTCGCCGCCGCCGAACCCGGTTCGCGCGCCGCCTATGAGCTGGTATCGGACATCATCAAGGAAGAGGTCAATGTCCAGAAGATCGAGTATGTCGAGGACGAGGATGGCTCGGTTATCAGCAAGAAGGCCAAGCCCAATTTCAAGACCCTCGGTCCACGTTTCGGCAAGGACATGAAGCTGCTGGCCGAGGAGATCAGGATCATGAGTCACAAGCAGATTTCGCGCCTTGAAAAGGAAGGTTCCATCGAGATCGATCTCGGCGGACGCATCTGCACCGTGCTTCGTGAGGATGTTGACATCGTGCACGAGGACATCGAGGGGTGGCTGGTGGCGGCGGACGACGCGCACCGCATCATGGTGGCGCTTGACACCGAAATCACCGAAGAGCTTGAGATGCTTGGTCTGGCCCGCGAGCTGGTCAGCCGCATCCAGACGCTCCGCAAGGAGAGTGGTCTCGAAATTACCGACCGTATCGCTCTGACGATTGCGGGCAGCGAAAAGCTGCTGGCGGCGGCCAGAAAGAGCGAGTCCTATATTATGGACGAAACGCTTGCCACGTCGATTGTACTGTTGCCGCTCGACGATTCGCAGCCGGGCGACGGCGTGGAGCAGGTCAACAATGAATTGTGCCGGTTGTCGCTTGAAAAATCCGGTTCGTGA
- a CDS encoding cell division protein FtsX, with product MGLLYSMKEGFSGIGRAKLPAFVTIAVGFFSLLLLGLFGTVSLSFYQVIQEVRSRVELEVFFDETVNDDQARSLGEKMQAIPGVAATHYISRDEAASRFRRDFGEDVVTILGMNPLPRSVTLNIDQRYALPDSIAVIRKKLEALHQGLDIRYNQEYLTGIEKNARLFTLITAGVGGVIALATIILNAFTVRLAMYARRDRIKTMRLVGATRWFISAPFLIEGAVLGLVSGGLAALGLWLIFEQALLRYEPAIYQILHPSTYVIYPGLVLLGIVLGFFGSTWSVARFLRVS from the coding sequence ATGGGTCTGCTGTACAGTATGAAAGAGGGGTTTTCAGGGATTGGCCGGGCCAAACTTCCTGCTTTTGTGACCATAGCTGTCGGCTTTTTCTCACTGCTGTTGCTGGGCCTGTTCGGCACGGTCTCCCTCAGCTTTTATCAGGTGATTCAGGAGGTGCGCTCTCGCGTTGAACTGGAGGTTTTCTTTGATGAAACTGTCAACGACGATCAGGCGCGCTCGCTCGGAGAAAAGATGCAGGCGATTCCCGGAGTGGCTGCAACGCACTATATCTCGCGGGATGAAGCCGCATCGAGGTTCAGGCGTGATTTTGGAGAGGATGTCGTGACCATTCTGGGCATGAATCCCCTCCCTCGCTCGGTGACGCTGAATATCGATCAGCGTTACGCTCTTCCGGACAGCATCGCCGTTATCAGAAAGAAGCTCGAAGCCTTGCATCAGGGGCTTGACATTCGGTACAATCAGGAGTATCTGACAGGCATCGAGAAGAATGCGCGGCTTTTTACGCTCATTACTGCCGGAGTTGGCGGGGTGATCGCCCTGGCGACCATCATTCTGAACGCTTTTACCGTCCGGCTTGCCATGTACGCCCGGCGTGACCGCATCAAAACCATGAGGCTGGTCGGCGCGACCCGCTGGTTCATCAGTGCGCCGTTTCTTATCGAGGGTGCGGTGCTCGGGCTGGTTTCGGGTGGGCTGGCTGCGCTTGGTCTCTGGCTCATTTTCGAGCAGGCGCTTTTGCGCTACGAACCGGCGATCTACCAGATACTGCATCCATCGACTTACGTGATCTATCCGGGACTTGTCCTGCTCGGCATTGTGCTCGGTTTTTTCGGCAGCACCTGGTCGGTGGCCCGCTTCCTGCGCGTTTCCTGA
- the purH gene encoding bifunctional phosphoribosylaminoimidazolecarboxamide formyltransferase/IMP cyclohydrolase has protein sequence MLDPVIKRALVSVSDKTGIVDFCRELASMDVEIFSTGGTLKLLQGAGIVAQSISTITGFPEIMDGRVKTLHPKIHGGLLAVRDNAEHQKAARENGIQFIDLVVVNLYPFEATIAKADVTFEEAIENIDIGGPSMLRSAAKNNESVTVVTDVADYATVLDEMRSNGGATTRATRLTLAAKVYALTSRYDTAIAAYMAKAAGVKGAGDTMTLKLEKELSMRYGENPHQSAGLYKMDDGNGVRSFSAIFEKLHGKELSYNNMLDIAAATGIIEEFRGEEPSVVIVKHTNPCGVAQAPTLCEAYRKAFSTDTQAPFGGIIAFNRPLDMETASAVNEIFTEILIAPAFEDGVLEMLMKKKDRRLVLQKQPLPKAGWEFKSTPFGMLVQERDSKTVAPEELKVVTKRQPTAEELADLMFAWKIVRHIKSNTILYVKNRQTFGVGAGQMSRVDSSKIARWKASEVALDLRGSVVASDAFFPFADGLLAAAEAGVTAVIQPGGSIRDNEVIEAADANNLAMVFTGMRHFKH, from the coding sequence ATGCTTGATCCTGTCATCAAACGGGCGCTCGTGTCCGTTTCCGACAAAACCGGCATCGTCGATTTCTGCCGCGAACTGGCCTCGATGGATGTCGAAATCTTCTCCACCGGTGGCACGCTGAAATTACTTCAAGGTGCTGGTATCGTCGCGCAATCCATTTCGACCATCACCGGTTTTCCGGAGATCATGGACGGCAGGGTCAAGACGCTTCATCCGAAAATCCACGGTGGTCTGCTTGCCGTGCGCGACAACGCCGAGCACCAGAAGGCGGCCCGCGAGAACGGTATCCAGTTCATCGATCTCGTGGTGGTGAACCTCTATCCCTTCGAGGCAACTATCGCCAAAGCGGATGTGACTTTCGAGGAGGCTATTGAAAATATCGATATTGGTGGCCCATCGATGCTGCGCAGCGCGGCCAAGAACAACGAGTCGGTCACGGTGGTTACCGATGTCGCCGACTACGCCACCGTGCTTGACGAAATGCGCTCGAACGGTGGCGCGACCACGCGGGCCACCCGTCTGACGCTCGCGGCCAAAGTGTACGCGCTGACCTCGCGCTACGACACGGCCATTGCGGCCTACATGGCTAAAGCCGCTGGAGTCAAGGGCGCGGGCGACACGATGACCCTCAAGCTCGAAAAAGAGCTGAGCATGCGCTACGGCGAGAACCCGCACCAGAGCGCCGGACTCTACAAAATGGACGATGGCAACGGCGTGCGTTCGTTCAGCGCGATTTTCGAGAAGCTGCACGGTAAAGAGTTGTCGTATAACAATATGCTTGACATCGCCGCTGCGACTGGTATCATCGAGGAGTTTCGCGGCGAGGAGCCGTCGGTGGTGATTGTCAAGCACACCAATCCGTGCGGCGTCGCGCAGGCGCCGACGCTCTGCGAGGCCTACCGCAAAGCCTTCTCGACCGACACGCAGGCTCCGTTTGGCGGTATCATCGCCTTCAACCGCCCGCTCGACATGGAGACAGCCAGCGCGGTCAACGAAATCTTCACCGAGATTCTCATCGCTCCGGCTTTCGAAGATGGCGTGCTCGAGATGCTCATGAAGAAGAAGGACCGCCGTCTCGTGCTCCAGAAGCAGCCGTTGCCGAAAGCTGGCTGGGAGTTCAAGTCCACGCCGTTCGGCATGCTCGTGCAGGAGCGCGACAGTAAGACGGTTGCTCCTGAAGAGCTGAAGGTGGTCACGAAGCGCCAGCCGACCGCTGAAGAGCTGGCCGACCTGATGTTCGCCTGGAAGATCGTGCGGCACATCAAATCCAACACGATCCTCTACGTCAAGAACCGCCAGACCTTCGGCGTCGGCGCGGGCCAGATGTCGCGCGTCGATTCATCGAAAATCGCCCGCTGGAAAGCCTCGGAAGTGGCCCTCGATCTCAGGGGATCGGTTGTCGCCTCCGACGCCTTCTTCCCCTTCGCCGATGGCCTTCTCGCTGCCGCTGAAGCTGGGGTAACCGCCGTCATCCAGCCGGGTGGTTCGATCCGCGACAACGAAGTCATCGAAGCCGCCGACGCCAACAATCTCGCAATGGTCTTCACCGGAATGCGCCATTTCAAGCACTGA